Within Pseudomonadota bacterium, the genomic segment GGGGTTTCGGCAAAATCACAGGTTTGAAATTCGATCACTTCCGCAACCTCGGCGCGGGCGGCGTTGGCCTGGGCCACCTTGATGATCCGCGGATCGATGTCGGTGGCAATGATGCGGAGTTTACGCCCCGGACGCGCGCGCCGCCGGGCCTCGGCCTGCAGACGAAGCAGTTCCATATTTTTATAGCCCGCCAGCGACTGAAAAGCATAATGCCGGCGCAACAGGCCGGGAACCCGGTTCTGGGCCAGCAGGGCGGCTTCAATCGCCAGCGTGCCGCTGCCGCACATGGGGTTGATAAAGGCGCCGTGACCGTCCCAGTTCGAAGCCATGACCAAGGCGGCAGCCAACGTCTCGCGCAACGGGGCCTTGCCGGGATCAAGCCGGTAACCTCGCTGGGCCAGGGTCGGGCCGGAGCTGTCAAGATAGATTTTAACCTGATCCTGCTGCCAGAACAGGTGGAAAACCAGCCGGTCCCGACGCGGGCCGGTGTCGGGGCGCCGACCGCGACACCGGCGCAGTCGATCGACAATCGCGTCCTTGACCCGCAGATTGGCAAAACGACTGTCTTTAATAGTCGGGTTGTCAACCACTGAAGTTACGGAGAAATAGCCCTCCGCAGACACCAGTTCCTCCCAGGTCAAAGGCAGCAGCCCGGCATAAAGCTGGTCCGGATCTTCAGCCTTGAATGAAGCCAGGCGCCATAAAACCCGCTGGCCGGTTCGCAGACTGAGGTTAAGCTGCAGAAGCACGGCAAAATCGCCTTTGGTCGTGACCGAGGTGGCGCGTTCCTCGATAACCGGCAGTTTCAATTCCCGCAACTCACGAGCGAGAAACGGAGCGACGCCGGGCGAACAGGGCAGGACAATCTGATGACGACCGGCAAGCAGCTCCATCTCAGACTCGAATCTCGGTGCCGACCCCTTCCGGGGTAAAGATCTCCAGCAACAGACAATGCGGCTGCCGACCGTCGATGATATGGGCCTTGGCCACGCCCGCCGCCAGGGCATCGAGACAGCAGGCAATCTTGGGCAGCATGCCGCCCTTGATAACCCCGCTCGCGACCATGGCTTCAACCTCCGGCCGATTCAGACTGCTGACCAGCTCTCCCTCACCATTGCTGACGCCGGGCACATCGGTCAGCAGCACCAGCTTTTCGGCCCGCAGGGCCGACGCCACCGCGCCGGCAACCAGATCGGCATTGATATTATAGGTTTCCCCGGCGGCATCAACCCCGACGGGGGCAATCACCGGAATGAAACCAGATTCATCCAGACGTCTGAGAATTTCCGGATTGACCCGATCCACCCGGCCAACCTTGCCGACATCGATAATTTCCGGCGGCTGATCGGCTTTCGGGGTATCGTACATCAGCAGTTTCTCGGCCTGCAGCAGGCAACCATCCTTACCACTCAGGCCCACGGCATTGCCGCCATGCTGATTGATCAGGTTGACAATGTTTTTATTGACCTTGCCGACCAGCACCATTTCAACCACATCCATGGTGTCCTGGTCGGTCACCCGCATGCCCTGAACAAAGGAACTTTTAATCCCCATTCTTTCCAGCACCTTGCCGATCTGCGGCCCGCCGCCATGCACAATCACCGGATTGATACCGATAAATTTCAGCAACACGACATCCCGGGCAAAGGATTCCTGCAGGTTTTCATCGACCATGGCATGCCCGCCATATTTGATAACCAGGGTCTTGCCGTAAAACTTTTTAATATACGGTAGCGATTCGCTTAAAATCGCGGCTTTCTGCAAATATTTTTCCATAGTTTCCGCTTCCAGACTGAAATTTTGGCTTCGCGATTCGACATGCAAGCCACGCAAGCCCCGCCAGCTTACAGAATGTAACGTCCCAGATCCTCGTCCTCGACCACATCATCGAGCTTGCGACGAACCTCGTCGGCATCGATCTTGACGGTCACGCCATTCATCTCGGAGGCATTAAAAGAAACCTCGTCCAGCAGGCATTCGAGCACCGTATGCAGACGCCGGGCGCCGATGTTTTCATGCTTGTCATTGACCAGACAGGCAATTTCGGCCAGCTGTTCAATCGCATCGTCGCCGATTTCAAGGGTAACCCCCTCGGTTTTCATGAGTTCGACGTACTGCCGAATCAGAGCGTTTTCCGGTTCCTTGAGAATGCGGATAAAATCATCCCGGTCAAGCGAATCAAGCTCAACCCTAATCGGGAAACGACCCTGCAACTCGGGAATCAGATCGGACGGCTTACTGCCGTGAAAGGCCCCGGCGGCAATAAACAGAATATGGTCGGTCTTGACGATACCGTACTTGGTATTGACCGATGAACCTTCAACAATCGGCAACAGGTCGCGCTGGACCCCCTCGCGCGAGACATCCGGCGTCGAGGTCCCCTCGCGGCCCACGACCTTGTCGAGTTCATCGAGAAAAACAATGCCATTCTGCTCGACCCGCTTCTTGGCCTCGCTGACCACCTTGTCCATGTCAACCATGCGCTGAGCTTCGCGCTCGATCAAAATCTCATAGGCCTCCGGGACCCTGACCTTTTTCTTCTTGGTCTGTTTGGGCATCAGATTTTCAAACATATCCTTAAGGTTGATATCCATCTCCTCAAAACCTCCGGCGGAAAAAATCTCGACCACCGGTGTCATCTGCTGGGTGATCTCAAGGTTTACGGTGCGCTCATCGAGCTTTCCCTGGCGAAAAAGCTTACGCAATTTTTCCCTGGTTTTATGCTGCCGCTCCGCCTGCCGGTCGGCAGCCGAAGCATCCGGCGCCCGGACCGATTCGGAGTTGTCGAAACGGCTGTCCACCGTGACTTCAACTACCGCCTCGGAAACCTCCTCCTCGCGAGCCTGTACCGGCGGCAGCAGCAGATCCAGAAGCAGTTCTTCGGCAATTTCACGAGCCTTGGCGCCGACAATTTCCGTCTCTTCCTGCTTGACCATGGTCACCGCCAATTCCGTCAGGTCACGAATGATTGATTCGACATCGCGTCCCACATAACCTACTTCGGTGAATTTGGAAGCTTCGAGTTTGATAAAGGGAGCCCGGGCAAGCTTGGCCAGACGCCGGGCGATCTCGGTCTTGCCGACCCCGGTCGGCCCGATCATGATAATATTCTTGGGCGCGATTTCGTCCCGTAAAAGCGGGTCGACCTGCTGTCGGCGCCAGCGATTTCTCAGGGCAATCGCCACGGCCCGTTTGGCATCATCCTGACCGACAATATATTTATCCAGTTCCACGACTATTTCTTTCGGGGTTAAAGTCGACATTCAGCTTTTTTCCTCCTTTGCCGGCTCTTTCGGCAAAATTTCCAGGGTTAAGCGATCATTGGTGTAGATACAGATTTCTGCCGTGATTTTCATCGCTTCCCGAACAATCTCCGGACAGGCCAGCGAGGAATGGCGCAACATGGCCCGAGCGGCGGCTTCGGCGTAAGGAGCTCCCGAACCAATCGCCACGACGTTGTCATCGGGCTCAATCACATCCCCATTACCCGAGAGCACGAAAGTATGTTCCTCGTCAGCAACAATCAACAGGGCCTCAAGACGCCGCAGCATCTTGTCCATACGCCAGTCCTTGGCCATTTCGACCGCCGCCCGGGTCAGGTTGCCGTTATACAGATCCAGTTTTTCCTCAAAGCGCTCAAACAGGGTAAAAGCATCCGCCGTCGAACCGGCAAAGCCGGCCAGCACCTGATTATCGAAAAGCCAGCGCACCTTGCGGGCGCCGTGTTTCATGACCGTATCCCCAAGCGTTACCTGCCCGTCGCCGCCCATGGCCACCTGATCATTACTCCTGACCGCCAGAATGGTTGTACCTCTGAACATTTTAGCTCCTGACTCGGATCACTCCGCTGTTAAAGCAATTGAATTTTGATGGCTTCGCGACCACGCCTGCGGCTTGTTCGCGAAGCAACCTTCCCGTCCAGGGCCGGACGAGCATCCCCGCGACGTACCTTTATCTACGCCGCAGGCCTTGGGTTTCTAAGCGCCTTGCAGCTGGAGCGGCTACCGTGCCATCCTGTTTTTCGCGATTTTCAAGGGTTGTTACGAGTTTTTCAAGTTCCATGCTCCTGCAAAAAAACTACTCCAACTTTCGTTCTTCGCCTTTGGCCAGAGGATGAGCACGATCGTAAACCTCGAGCAGCCTTTTCACATCGACATGGGTATAGCGCTGTGTCGTGGATAGGGAACTGTGCCCGAGAAGTTCCTGAATAGCTCGTAGATCGGCGCCATTCTGCAGAAGGTGAGTAGCAAAGGAGTGGCGCATGGCGTGCGGCGTCAAAGGCTTGCGCAAACCGATTTCCAAGCCATAACGCTTGACCATACCGGAAACCGAACGGGACGTCAGACGACCTCCCCTGGAATTGAGAAACACCGCTTCCCCGGCATCAGGCCGGGCTTTACCGCGCCGAGCCAGATATTTTTCCAGCGCCCGCAGCGCTATCTGGCCCAGGGGCACCATTCTTTCCTTGCGGCCCTTGCCCCGCACCCGGATTACGCCATCGTTGACGCGCAGACAGGCGAAATCAAGTCCGACCACCTCGGAAACCCGCAACCCGCAGGCATACATCAGTTCGAGAATCGCGCAGTCTCTGAGTTTGAGTTCGTCCTGGCCCGGGATCGAGGAAAGCAAGCGGGCGACCTCCTCTTCCTCAAGACAGACCGGCAGCCGGCGCCGATGGCGCGGAGCTCGTAAAAGAGCGGCTGGATTCTCGCTCAGGCCATGGCGACTGCCAAGATAAACGAAAAAGGTTTTTATGGCCACTAGTTTGCGACTGACCGTGGTCGCCCCGTCCAGTTGCATGCGGGCCCGAATAAAGCTTTGCAGATGACTTTCCCTGACCTGAAACCAGAGTGTCTCCTCAAAGGAACTGTCCGGATCAGCGAAAGCGTAGTTTTCAAGAAGAAAACTGTGGCATTGCTCAAGGTCGGAAGCATAGGCCCGAATGGTGTGGGGAGAGAGTTGTCGTTCAGACTCCAGATGGCGCAAAAACAGAGACCGCAGCTTCACCATAAAAAACCGCTTTCCGCGAGAGCCCCTTCCCTCAATTAGTATCTTACAGGTTATTTTCTTGTTTTTTTCAACATTTTCTTCAACCACAAAAACAAGAAAATGTTCTGATCAGAGTACTTATTTGCGGGCCGTGAAAAATCATTTGGGTTGCGGGATTATTCCCGCATTAGACAAATATAATTTCGCCCGGCTTGACTTTTTACAAATCGTTAGAGTACTTAAACGCGCCTTCAGTGACGACTCATTGTGAAACAAGCACTATCAGATTGCACGGGAAACAAGACCTTTGCCGGAAAGAAAAGAACCTCACTATCTCCTTATCTTTGTCATCCTCTCTTTGCTTCTGCATTGCGCCCTGGTGTTCTCCCTGCGCGACTGGCAACCAGCGCTCAAGGCCATGCAGGCTCTGCGGGAAAAGGAAAAGAAAGAGATTCCGGTACAGATTATTGAGCTGCCGCCACAAAAAGAACCAGAGGCGGTTGAACCACCACCAAAACCCAGTTTCCTCGCCGACCGCAATCTGAAAACGGAAGCGGAAAGCAGAAGCAAGGAAAGTCCCGTTTCCAGCCCGGCGCCGACCCCCAAACCGGCCCCGCAACCCCGACCGCAGAAAGCGGCGCCGAAAGTCCCCGTACACAAACCGGAGGTTCCGGCCGCCGAAACCGCCACCCGCCTCCCGGACCAGCCTCAGGAAACGTTGGCCCAAAAGCCTAAGCCGGCACCAACGCCGAAAACCGAACCCCGCCGGGAAACTGAGAAACCACTGCCGGAAATCAAAAAATTATTTCCCTCTTTCGAAGAGCTCACCAGATTCAACGAAGAACAGAGTCTGGAAAAATCGCAACCAGACGGCCGCCAGCAGCCCCGGCT encodes:
- a CDS encoding tyrosine recombinase XerC — translated: MVKLRSLFLRHLESERQLSPHTIRAYASDLEQCHSFLLENYAFADPDSSFEETLWFQVRESHLQSFIRARMQLDGATTVSRKLVAIKTFFVYLGSRHGLSENPAALLRAPRHRRRLPVCLEEEEVARLLSSIPGQDELKLRDCAILELMYACGLRVSEVVGLDFACLRVNDGVIRVRGKGRKERMVPLGQIALRALEKYLARRGKARPDAGEAVFLNSRGGRLTSRSVSGMVKRYGLEIGLRKPLTPHAMRHSFATHLLQNGADLRAIQELLGHSSLSTTQRYTHVDVKRLLEVYDRAHPLAKGEERKLE
- the argB gene encoding acetylglutamate kinase, encoding MEKYLQKAAILSESLPYIKKFYGKTLVIKYGGHAMVDENLQESFARDVVLLKFIGINPVIVHGGGPQIGKVLERMGIKSSFVQGMRVTDQDTMDVVEMVLVGKVNKNIVNLINQHGGNAVGLSGKDGCLLQAEKLLMYDTPKADQPPEIIDVGKVGRVDRVNPEILRRLDESGFIPVIAPVGVDAAGETYNINADLVAGAVASALRAEKLVLLTDVPGVSNGEGELVSSLNRPEVEAMVASGVIKGGMLPKIACCLDALAAGVAKAHIIDGRQPHCLLLEIFTPEGVGTEIRV
- the hslV gene encoding ATP-dependent protease subunit HslV, coding for MFRGTTILAVRSNDQVAMGGDGQVTLGDTVMKHGARKVRWLFDNQVLAGFAGSTADAFTLFERFEEKLDLYNGNLTRAAVEMAKDWRMDKMLRRLEALLIVADEEHTFVLSGNGDVIEPDDNVVAIGSGAPYAEAAARAMLRHSSLACPEIVREAMKITAEICIYTNDRLTLEILPKEPAKEEKS
- a CDS encoding TonB family protein; its protein translation is MPERKEPHYLLIFVILSLLLHCALVFSLRDWQPALKAMQALREKEKKEIPVQIIELPPQKEPEAVEPPPKPSFLADRNLKTEAESRSKESPVSSPAPTPKPAPQPRPQKAAPKVPVHKPEVPAAETATRLPDQPQETLAQKPKPAPTPKTEPRRETEKPLPEIKKLFPSFEELTRFNEEQSLEKSQPDGRQQPRLPNRLKETRELSLNTLDYKFHSYYLALKRKIELVWEYPFAARQAGVQGHLLIRFVINKNGSLAEVTVLRSSGVDLLDSEAVRAVRNAAPFPPLPARMESETLTITATFEYLLSYRSVY
- a CDS encoding class I SAM-dependent RNA methyltransferase, which produces MPWRRAWPRPISSTVGSRIVCCWRSLPRKGSAPRFESEMELLAGRHQIVLPCSPGVAPFLARELRELKLPVIEERATSVTTKGDFAVLLQLNLSLRTGQRVLWRLASFKAEDPDQLYAGLLPLTWEELVSAEGYFSVTSVVDNPTIKDSRFANLRVKDAIVDRLRRCRGRRPDTGPRRDRLVFHLFWQQDQVKIYLDSSGPTLAQRGYRLDPGKAPLRETLAAALVMASNWDGHGAFINPMCGSGTLAIEAALLAQNRVPGLLRRHYAFQSLAGYKNMELLRLQAEARRRARPGRKLRIIATDIDPRIIKVAQANAARAEVAEVIEFQTCDFAETPVPPGGGVIFCNPEYGVRLGSETELRATYRRFGDFLKRKGAGYEAFIFSGNRRLMQEVGLRAEHHWFFDNGGIACELASYPLYAGRKENSGADTKSEGQADLIGP
- the hslU gene encoding ATP-dependent protease ATPase subunit HslU — protein: MSTLTPKEIVVELDKYIVGQDDAKRAVAIALRNRWRRQQVDPLLRDEIAPKNIIMIGPTGVGKTEIARRLAKLARAPFIKLEASKFTEVGYVGRDVESIIRDLTELAVTMVKQEETEIVGAKAREIAEELLLDLLLPPVQAREEEVSEAVVEVTVDSRFDNSESVRAPDASAADRQAERQHKTREKLRKLFRQGKLDERTVNLEITQQMTPVVEIFSAGGFEEMDINLKDMFENLMPKQTKKKKVRVPEAYEILIEREAQRMVDMDKVVSEAKKRVEQNGIVFLDELDKVVGREGTSTPDVSREGVQRDLLPIVEGSSVNTKYGIVKTDHILFIAAGAFHGSKPSDLIPELQGRFPIRVELDSLDRDDFIRILKEPENALIRQYVELMKTEGVTLEIGDDAIEQLAEIACLVNDKHENIGARRLHTVLECLLDEVSFNASEMNGVTVKIDADEVRRKLDDVVEDEDLGRYIL